The genomic region TCCAAGCTGCCGCCGGAGCAGGTGATGGCCGACCTGAACGCCGCCGCCGACTACGCCAAAAAGCTGCCGGCATCGAATGGCAAGCTGGCGGCCGCGGGATTTTGTTGGGGAGGCGGGATGACGTTCCGCTTCGCGACCGTGCGCAAGGACCTGGCGGCCGCATTTGTGTTCTACGGGCCACCCCCGCCGGATGACGCGATCAAGAACATTACTGCGCCGGTGTACGGCTTCTACGCCGGCAACGACGCCCGCATTGACGCGACCATTCCCGACACCGAGCAGAAGATGAAAGCCGCGGGCAAGAAGTACGAGCCGGTCACCTACGAAGGCGCCGGACACGGCTTCATGCGCGCCGGCGAAGATCCCAGCGGAAACGAGGCCAACAAGAAAGCGCAC from Terriglobia bacterium harbors:
- a CDS encoding dienelactone hydrolase family protein, which codes for MFAAMCVTCSSAQDWAKAKLEKSPRHGEWVTIKHGDRAVQAFVVYPEVKTKAPVVVVIHEIFGMTDWVRGVADQLAANGYIAIAPDLLSGMAPGGGRSSDFPSGDAAREANSKLPPEQVMADLNAAADYAKKLPASNGKLAAAGFCWGGGMTFRFATVRKDLAAAFVFYGPPPPDDAIKNITAPVYGFYAGNDARIDATIPDTEQKMKAAGKKYEPVTYEGAGHGFMRAGEDPSGNEANKKAHDDAWQRWLKLLKAST